gagtataagGAGTAGTTAATTATCTTCGAATTTCCTTTTCTTCACATAATTGTTTGAACTCATCAGACAAATACTCTCTTCCTCGATCGGTTCTTAGagcttttatttttctatctaATTGATACTCAACTAAGTTCATAAACTTAATGAAGCAACTTAAAGCTTCAGATTTATGAGAAATCAGATATACATAACCAAATCGGgtaaaatcatcaataaaagtgatGAAGTAAATAGCACCATGACTTTCCCTTACATTCATTGGACCACAAATGTCGGAATGAATTAATTACAATAAAACATCAGCTCTTTTGTCTTTCCCAAATGATTTTCTTGCAATTTTTTCGGCTAAGCAAGTTTCACAAGTAGACAATTCTATTTTATCTATTGTGCCAAGCAAACCTTCCTTAGCTAAGCGATTCATTCTTTGCTGACCAATATGGCCAAGTCTAGCATGACATGTATTTTCATCATTCTCATAATTAGAAGACGTAAATAAGGAAAAACTAATATCCTTATTATTAGGACTTTGACAAATGTCCAATACAAAGAACCGATCGTAAAAATAATCAGTTCCATATTTTGTGTTGTCCAAATACATATTCATACCATGTTTatgaaagaataaattaaatccTAACTTAATCAACATTCGGACAGAGACTAGATTACGATAAATTGATAGGGAAAATAGCACATCATGTAGAAGCAGAGTTCGGCCGCCACTCATTTCAAGTTTGCAGGAACCAATCATTTTAACCTCCTCTCTGGAGTTATTTCTTACATACACCCATTTTGATCCACATGAGATTTGTCGGTAATCTACAAAAGCATCTCTTTCCGTTGCTATATGTTCGATGTTTTCCAAGTCTGCAATCCACATAGGAGTGACTCAGTTAAAAAGTAGAACAAGAAACATTTACATCACTATGTAAATTATTCATAAGGTCATGTACCTTTTTAGGCTTAGGACAATCACGAGCAAAGTGTCCCTTGTTCTTACAATTATAACACTTAAGCTTAGTCATATTCCTATACATCTTTGGAgcagaaatatttttctctccttgttgatcaactttagggttATTTGAGACTTTCACATGTTGAAGGGTATTACCGTTTTTAGGAAGTGTCATACACACATTTAGATCTTCAAGAGTTTCATGCTCTTTCAGGACAAAATTGATTTTCATGTTCTATATTTCACAGTTATCACGATTAAGCTTATCACCTttgttaataatattttttgcatcAGTTGACATACTGATTAAACAAGTATAAAGTAACGTAAGAcaaatatgtataaattataacctaaatatatatacataattgtTTTTAAGATAATTAACTAtgtcaatattcatttcatattAGGTTCAAATTCGAAAGTTCACTAAGTTCCAAATCATCATCTGAATTCTAATATGCCATAAATCTAACACAATCAATCATCTAAGAATCACTTTATCTTAAATCACATAAATTCAAGATTAAAAATGCATAGAATCTTTAACATATATAGAaacactcaataataataataattatattataaattcaTATACGTCATGTCACATATATACAACATTATACAAACTAAATACACATTATCACTATAATATCTCTTTGTGAACAGGAACACAGTCTTCTTAACTATCAAGTCAATGCATTTATCCATAAAATATCGGACCAATAACTTGTAAGATCTCGACTTTTTGAAATGTAATTTAAGCTAAGATTTGTCaagtaatttcttttgaaaatcatcAAGCAATGCAGATCGTAAAGCCATATATTTCTTCTCCACGGTTAATAAACCCCCAACCCACACAACTTCTTGAATTAACTCGTTAATTCTCGTTATGTGTTTCACAAATGTTGTAAGATCATCATCTTGAAGATTGAATTTCTGGCGAAAGATTAACCAAATtgttaatcaaaattttcaccCTATCCTTCTGTTGCTTTGTGGAAACTCATCTGGGTGTCCTTATCATTACCATAATTTTCtgtaacacatacaaaaaaaatgattaagaCCAACTACATATGAAACAATTATACAATAATTATTATCGAAAAGAAGTATTGTATGAGATTTAAGAAGAAAACTCAAAGTTTATGATAATTGGGTGCctataatcaatttttttttaaaaaataaacctGTTATAAGGGCACTACAATTTTCAACATATTAtagatttgaagaaaaaaaccAAAGTAATGATGCACTTAATCACATTGAGGCCGATAAATCACttaaaagaattattaaaaacgGTACAAAAAGAATCCTTTTTCTTTACCGTTGTATCTATTGTGATAAGAAATAAGTGCATCCAAATTATAGTAATggacaattttaattttttttaaaaaaagataattttatgtCAGCAATGAAATCACCAAAAATAACTTTAGTGATTTCACATGGGAATAATTTATCTATTAATTTTCTAAATCACAAAGGTTCATAAAACACCAACGAAAAAATAGGAAGGATTGACAAACTAAAAGGAATAGCAGCCTTTTTTCATCAATCTGCCAacaatgtttttctttttaaaaaaaaatgtgtttgACTATCACAAGTCCAAAAGATGCAATAGTGCTCCTTTAAATGTTTAACAAGTAAAAGTATATTACACATAACcgtaagaaaaatgaaaaaagagatCCTAGACAGAACTGTCAAGGCCGCCGCCACAGTCACtagcattttttaaaaaaaaacaaaactcaCTAGTGTGTTTTCCTTACAGCCTTATCAAccatcattatttttttcttagaaTTTTTTTCATGAAGTAGTCAACCAAAAACGctcgataaaaaaaataaattaaataactcaGACTACAAAATTCATACAATCAGTATTATCCCAAAAGAAAATTATGAGACTAGGAAAACAAGCAATCTGACTCTGATACCAATGAAGAATCTAATTCAAACACTTAGTTTTCAGAATTATTGAATATTGTTTCACTAGTCTGATAGTGTAATCACATACTAATATTAACTACACCACATAAAACCACAGTCTATTATCGCCTACCTGTTATAATTGTTCACTTTTTGTAGAAGAGATCTTCACAAGAATCTTCACTTGAAACTTTACAGGAATTAAAGAAAAAACTTGTGATGTTTTATGTCATGTCAGCGATAAATGTTTAAAATGTACAAATTATGTATAGTTCAGGGTTCAATAGGAAGGCAACATAGTTGAGGTGCCTGAGAGGAAAAACCAACCAAGTTCAAGGGTCTATCTATGTGTTCTGCCTATTCTTTCAAGTGTCGACACCACTCATGTTATATTTCTTttactcgtattttattttttaataattattttatatatatatatatcatgagtCTTCATTTAATTCTCCACTTTGACATGTTATCGACGAATGTATAACACACTTTTTACATATTTTACTGATTGTAAAAATAGTGTCAAGGTAAGATAAATTTGATGTAATCCAATAAAAATCACCACTCaatttaaatatctaaataaaaaatcattatcATTTTTAGGTATCTCTATATGCcgctaaaatttattatatcatTGGAAGAATACATATCATTACTAAGATATTTTAGCACGAGTTCAATCTACCATCATCCATTTGGaatttgaatataaaaataaggaaaaatacttaaatatgtcatcgaattttgagaaaagacttatatatgtcatccgttaaaagtttgattcatttatgtcatttcgATTTGAGAAAAATTCGATGGCATATTTGAACATTTTCCCTAAAAATAATGAGATTTTGTTCACAATCCTCTATAATCTAAGGGACCGTTTTACGACATGgaatcataatttttaatttagaattttatttgGACATTCAAACTAAAATGACGGGtctttcttcttgtttttttttacaaaatataagtcaacttttacatttttttttaaaaaaattaaaatcatgatcCTAAATTACACGTCCGTGCTTACTGATAAACTAATTGATCATCGTCTATCAACTAAGTTTTATAAAAAAGTGGTCAGGATATACCAAGAGGATCCGTGGCGCAATGGTAGCGCGTCTGACTCCAGATCAGAAGGTTGCGTGTTCGATTCACGTCGGGTTCAAAATCCCGAATATATCCTATACgtttttttcttccatttttaccCTTCAAGGGTAAATCCGTCATTTCGTTCCATTTTCACCCCCAAAAAAAGCCCAATGCAAAATCTTCTTCCCACTTCAATAGCAACAATGAATCTGACATTTTCGTCATCCAGTTCGGTTCCAGCATTTCGACAACCCAAATTGACCCACAACCCATGGCTAAATTTACAGATGAAGAGACCCGTTTTCTCTATCATTCGCTGTGTGACGACCCGACCCGGTGGGAGAAAGTCGGGTCAAATGACCCGTAACGGGTCATCATCATCTGAGGCACAGGAGCTGGTGACTTTGGTTATGAGGAATTTCAGTGATAAGAAGCCATTGGTTAGCACTCTGGACAAGTATGTTAAGTTTGTGAGGACTGAGCATTGTTTCTTGCTCTTTGAACAACTTGGCAAGACTGATAATTGGCTTCAATGCCTTGAGGTTTGATTCTTCATTTTGcatttccatttttggaatCACCTTAATTAAGATTTTAGGTAACCCCTTAATTGTATTATTCAATATTGGGATGAGATAAGCTGGGATTTCATTTGCGggattacactaggtatgttattattgttataagtTCGATTGGACGGAATTGACTCATAATTTTTGTAAGCTACCTGAATTAGTTTTGGGTTGAGAGATAGTTGATTGATTGTTATTATGGAATTGATTAATAAATTTGTCTTGATCAAGCTATTTAGATTTCTCTATTATTGGTTTGTTGCAATATGATCTCTAAATTTAGTGCAAATATCTATGTGTTTTGGAAATGGTAATCAGCAACAACATAGCTAGTGtagtcccacaagtggggtctgaaGAGTGTAGTGTGTATGCATCCTTATTCTTATTTTGTGAAGGTAAAAAGGTTATTTTCGATGAACCCTCGCCACAAGTAACACAATATAAAAGATCAATATGAAAATGAAATACAATAGTGTAGAAGCCTCTCTACCTTCAAGGTAAGGCCCTCCCCATACCCCACTtcgtgggattatactgggtatgttgttgttgtagtagtgTCGAAGTCATGCTGAAAATAATGTAGGGAAAAACGATAGCAATTTTGGAAATGGTAATGGACAAGAAAATCAAATGTCAGTTGCAAATTCAGAAGTTTCATGCCATTAAAACCATTGTCTAGATGTTGAGGAAATGCTGTCACATAGAGGTTCAGGTTCAAATTTTCATGCATGGGTTTGTATTTCAACTTTTTGTTGGAGTTTTCTCAAAGTAGTGTGTGCTAGAAGGTGCAGTGGTTTCTGCCATATGTTTTTACAGGCTTATACTGGAAAAAGATTTTTTGGAACCCTAGGAAAACCTGCAGCCACTACCCTTCGGATGCGCATTGGGTAAACCTGCtcctatgcaatagctcgcaaaTCACACAGAAGATATAAACTGCACTAGGCAAGCTCAGTGCGACAAGTTCTGACAGTGACGGCTGCTGGTGAGGGGAATTGATCCCAAGTCTCCCATGCAGGAAACCACTCACCCAACCCTTGTGGGTCTGGAAAAAGAATTGTCTTTAAAATGTTTTTTATCCTAATTAAGGGAAATGCCTTCTTTTACTGACTTTTGTGATGTAGAATAAGTTTACAGAGATAGTTCTTTCACTTATGAATCTAATATATATAGGTTTTCAGATGGATGCAAAAACAACGGTGGTATATAGCAGATAATGGGGTTTATTCGAAATTGATATCGGTGATGGGGAAGAAAGGGCAGATCAGAATGGCGATGTGGCTGTTCTCTGAGATGCGTAATAGTGGGTGCCGTCCAGATACCTCAGTGTACAATGCAGTAATTTCGGCCCATCTCCACTCTCGAGACAAATCCAAGGCCTTGACAAAGGCTATGAGTTACTTTGAGAAGATGAAGGGAATGGAGCGTTGTAGTCCAAGTATTGTTACATACAACATTCTTTTGAGAGCTTTTGCTCAGGCAAAAAATGTTGAACAGGTAGATGCTTTGTTGAAAGATCTGAACGAGAGCATTGTCACTCCTGATATATTCACATTTAATGGTCTGATGGATGCCTATGGGAAAAATGGAATGATCAACGAAATGGAGCACGTTCTCTCTCGAATGAAGAGTAATCAGCTGAAACCAGATATCATTACTTTCAATATATTGATTGATTCATATGGGAAGAAGCAGGACTTTCAGAAGATGGAACAAGTTTTTAAAAGTTTGCTTCAATCAAAGGAAAAACCTACCATTCCCACGTTTAACTCAATGATAACAAACTATGGAAAAGCAAGGCTCAGAGAAAAGGCCGAGTTAATTCTTGGAAAGATGATTGACTTAGGTTATAGGCCAAGTCACATCACATATGAGTGCCTCATTATGATGTATGGGCATTGCGACTGTGTTTCAAAAGCAAGAGAACTATTTGATAGGGTGATAGAATCTGAGAAGGAGAAGAAAGTTTCAACACTGAATTCAATGCTTGATGCCTATTGCATGAATGGTTTACCCATGGAAGCACATGTTCTCTTTGAGAGTATTCATTCAGCCAAATCTTTCCCTATAGACTCCTCAACCTATAAACTTCTATATAAGGCCTACACTAAAGCCGATATGAAGGAACTTGTACAAAACCTGCTGACCTGTATGGACAAAGATGGAATCATCCCCAACAAAAAGTTCTTTCTTGATGCTTTGGGGGCATTTGGGTCCCCACCAACAAATCAAAAGGCAGTTGGTGATAATAAAGGATTGAGCAAGCACAGGGGTCGTAAGTGAAAAAAGAAAGAGTGGCTTGGAGTTAAGAAAGCTGGTCAATGCACTCATCTCTCAAACGATAATGAGATTCAAGATGAGTTTTCTTCGTCAGACACATTGAGTGGCTCAGTGATAATATATCAAACGGCAAGGACAATTTTGGTCTCTCAGGTATCTTTCTTTCTATTTCTTGTGCTTTAGATGTTATGTCTTTCACATAT
This Solanum dulcamara chromosome 1, daSolDulc1.2, whole genome shotgun sequence DNA region includes the following protein-coding sequences:
- the LOC129902241 gene encoding pentatricopeptide repeat-containing protein PPR5 homolog, chloroplastic, which encodes MQNLLPTSIATMNLTFSSSSSVPAFRQPKLTHNPWLNLQMKRPVFSIIRCVTTRPGGRKSGQMTRNGSSSSEAQELVTLVMRNFSDKKPLVSTLDKYVKFVRTEHCFLLFEQLGKTDNWLQCLEVFRWMQKQRWYIADNGVYSKLISVMGKKGQIRMAMWLFSEMRNSGCRPDTSVYNAVISAHLHSRDKSKALTKAMSYFEKMKGMERCSPSIVTYNILLRAFAQAKNVEQVDALLKDLNESIVTPDIFTFNGLMDAYGKNGMINEMEHVLSRMKSNQLKPDIITFNILIDSYGKKQDFQKMEQVFKSLLQSKEKPTIPTFNSMITNYGKARLREKAELILGKMIDLGYRPSHITYECLIMMYGHCDCVSKARELFDRVIESEKEKKVSTLNSMLDAYCMNGLPMEAHVLFESIHSAKSFPIDSSTYKLLYKAYTKADMKELVQNLLTCMDKDGIIPNKKFFLDALGAFGSPPTNQKAVGDNKGLSKHRGRK